From the genome of Aerococcus urinaehominis:
AAGGAGTCGATTCAAATGGCATTTGATTATAAAGACCACGGTAAAGAACCTTATGTTGTTAATATTGATGACTATACGACCGAAAATGAAAATTACCGCACCACTATCTGGACTGGTGAAAAATTGCAAGTAACGGTGATGTCAATTGCGGTTGGTGATGATATCGGCTTAGAAGTCCACCATGGCATTGACCAATTTATCCGTATCGAAGCTGGTCAAGGCCTCTGCCAAATGGGTGAAGCCGAGGATGACCTCAGCTTTGAACAAAAAGTAGCTGCTGATGACGCTATTTTTGTCCCGGCTGACAAGTGGCATAATGTAACCAACACTGGTGACGAACCTTTGAAACTCTATACCGTTTACGCAGGCCCTGACCATGTGCCGGGCACGATCCACGAAACCCACCAAGATGCAGAAAATGATCCCAATGAACACTAATTAACACGCAAAGGCCCCGCCTATCATTAGAGATAGGCGGGGCCTTTTTATTTGGATTAATTGCTACTAGATGCAAGCTAATCTAGTCTTCAATTAAAGCTAGCGCTTGGTCAAGGTGGTGGAGAACTTTTTCCTTTCCTAGTACTTCAATCGTTAAACCAATAGATGGGCCATGAGCTTCACCAGAGGTAGCTACTCGAATTGGCATATAAAGGTTTTTACCCTTAATGCCAGTTTCTTTCTGAACCGCCTTGATGGCAGCCATAATATTGGCTTCGGTAAAATCATCTACTGCTGCTAGTTTATCTTTGAAGTTTACCAAGAGGTCGGCTACCCCTTCACCTTGTAGAATTTCCTTGGCATCATCAGCTATGGCCAGTTCATCTTGGAAGAACATATCTGATAAAGGCACGATCTGAGCCGCGTAAGACATCTCATCCTTGTAAAGCGATACTAGTCGTTCTGTCCAAGCTAATTCCTCAGCACTCGGCTTAGCTGAAATACGACCTGCTTCTTGGAGGTGGTCTATGGCTAACTTAGCTACCGTTTCCTCATCAGCAGCCTTCATATAACGGTTGTTAATCCACTCTAATTTCTTATTATCGAAGCCAGCCGCTGATTTACCTAGCCGGTTTTCGTCAAAAATTTCGATGAGTTCCTCTTTAGAGAAAATTTCCTCTTCTCCCTGCGGTGACCAGCCTAAAAGGGCTATAAAGTTAAACATGGCCTCTGGTAGATAGCCTAAATCCCGGTATTGCTCAATAAATTGGATAATTGAAGCATCCCGCTTAGATAATTTTTTACCTGTTTCGGTATTAACAATTAAGGCCATATGACCATAAATCGGATGGTCCCATCCTAGGGCATCGTAAATCATCATTTGTTTAGGTGTATTAGCCACATGGTCATCGCCGCGCAAGACATGGCTAGTAGCCATCAAGTGGTCATCTACAACAACTGCAAAGTTATAGGTTGGGGAACCATCATTTTTTAGGATAACAAAGTCACCAGAAATGTCCTTAGATTCAAAAGAAACTTCACCCTTAACCATATCCTCAAAACGATAAGTCTGTCCCTCTGGAATACGGAAGCGTACAGTCTCAGGGCGACCTTCTTGACGGGCTTGATCAATATCGGCCTGGCTCCGGTCACGCCAAACACCAGTATAATGCGGCATCTCGCCACGCGCCTTTTGAGCTTCTCGCTCAGCTTCTAATTCTTCTTCAGTATCAAAAGCATAATAGGCATCACCTTGGTCAATCAACTGTTGGATATATTTAGCATAAATATCATCACGCTCAGATTGACGATAAGGACCGTATTCACCTGGATTATTAGGCCCCTCATCCCAGTCAATACCTAGCCATTCTAAGTTGCTAAGTTGACTCTCTTCACCACCATCGATATTCCGTTTTTTATCAGTATCTTCAATCCGAATAATGAAGTCACCACCATGGTGACGAGCAAATAAATAATTAAATAGAGCCGTCCGGGCATTACCAATGTGTAGGTAGCCGGTTGGACTTGGTGCATAGCGCACCCGGATTTTTTCAGTCATAAAAATCTCCTTTTCAAAAGTCATTCCTGGTTTATTTTAGCATATCCGAAGGCAAAGAAAAAGAAGGGCTACTGCCCTTCTTTGGCTACTATTAAGCCAGTTTAGCAAAAATCATGCGGCCAGCGTTGGTTTGAATTGCCGAAGTCACTTCTACTTGTACATACTCATCAAGATGGTCACGGCCATCTTCAACAACAATCATCGTGCCATCATCTAAATAACCGACACCCTGGCGGCGTTCAGAACCAGCCTTAATCAAGTGAACCGACATTAGTTCACCCGGTAAGACAACTGTCTTGAGAGATCCGGCTAATTCGTTAACATTAAGGACCTTAATCTTGTGAATTTGACTGACTTTATTAAGATTGTAGTCGTTAGTCACCACCACACCGTCAATCTTCTCCGCTAAACGTAGGAGTTTTAGATCAACTTCTGGTTCATCCTCAAAATCGCCTCGGAAAAATTCAATTTGAACATCCGGTAAGTCTTGTATCTGGTTTAAAATATCCAAACCGCGTCGACCGCGAACCCGCTTGTTACTGTCAGCCGAATCGGCTATATACTGGAGTTCCTTTAGGACAAAGTTAGGCACCACGATGATGCCTTCAACAAAACCAGTCTTTATCACATCAAGAATGCGGCCATCAATAATGACGCTGGTGTCTAGTATTTTAAAAGCTTGAAAATGCGCTTGGTCAGCCAACTTGGCAAAAGTCTCAGCCTCCCTGGTTTGAGGCAGGATGTCAGGTAGCTGGCTATTTTCATCCGTCTGGTCTTCTTCTTGGGCTTGGTTGGCTTCTTTAGTAACAATATTTTCTACTATATCGCGCATATCCTGACGCGGTCTAGTAAAGATATTTTGGATATCTTCAGACCGAGATGAGGTTAAATAATAACCCAAAGCACCCAAACTGACAGTTGTCACAATTGGTAAGATATTCCCGATAAAAGGTATGCGCAAGGCCACCAGCGGGATATTAATCAGCCAAGCGATCAATAGCCCCATAATTAAACCAATAATCCCAATCGTAAAATCAACAATAGAAATTTGCCTAATACCGGCATCCAATTGCTTGGCCAAGCGGCGGAAATAGGGGCTCAATAGTTGCATAAGTATAAGAAAAATAAGTGCGCCGATGATCATGTTAATGAGGGTATGGTTGATCAGACTGTTTGCTAGGCCACTTGCTTGCCAAACTAGTGGCAAGAGATAATACCCCAGGCTTGCACCCACTAATATTAATACCGCTTTAAATAAGTTAGACCATATTTTTTTACTCACTGTGTCACCCCCTTTCTAATTTTTACTATTGTAGCCTACTTTCACTATTTTTTATAGCATTTACCTCGGGAAAATTGTTTGCAAGACTTCTCTCAGGGTAGTTACCCCAAGTACCTTGATTTTATCAAAATGCTCTAGCCCGTCTAAATTGCCTTTAGGAATAAAAATCCGTTCAAAACCGAGTCGCTCAGCTTCTTGGATTCGATCAGCAATGCGGCTTACCCTTCTGATTTCACCAGTCAGGCCTATTTCGCCTACAAAACAATCACTAGCTTGGGTCTCTTTTTCCCAATAAGAAGAGGCAATCGCCACAGCAATTGCTAAGTCAATAGCGGGTTCATCCAAACGCACCCCGCCCGTTGATTTGAGGTAGGCATCTTGGTTTTGCAACATGAGGCCAGCGCGCTTTTCTAAAACAGCCATAATCAAGGTAACCCGGGAATAATCTAGACCGGAGGCGGTTCGTCGCGCATTACCAAAAGCCGTCGCCGTTAGCAGGGCCTGAATTTCAGTTAGAATTGGTCTGGAACCTTCCATGGAGGAAACCACAGCTGATCCATTAGTGCCAGCCAAACGTTCTTCTAGAAAGAGCTGACTAGGATTAGCAACCTCAACCAGACCAGAGGACTGCATATCAAAAACACCAATCTCATTGGTTGAACCAAAGCGGTTTTTAACAGCTCGTAAGATTCTAAAGGTATTATG
Proteins encoded in this window:
- a CDS encoding PIN/TRAM domain-containing protein, producing MSKKIWSNLFKAVLILVGASLGYYLLPLVWQASGLANSLINHTLINMIIGALIFLILMQLLSPYFRRLAKQLDAGIRQISIVDFTIGIIGLIMGLLIAWLINIPLVALRIPFIGNILPIVTTVSLGALGYYLTSSRSEDIQNIFTRPRQDMRDIVENIVTKEANQAQEEDQTDENSQLPDILPQTREAETFAKLADQAHFQAFKILDTSVIIDGRILDVIKTGFVEGIIVVPNFVLKELQYIADSADSNKRVRGRRGLDILNQIQDLPDVQIEFFRGDFEDEPEVDLKLLRLAEKIDGVVVTNDYNLNKVSQIHKIKVLNVNELAGSLKTVVLPGELMSVHLIKAGSERRQGVGYLDDGTMIVVEDGRDHLDEYVQVEVTSAIQTNAGRMIFAKLA
- a CDS encoding cupin domain-containing protein, giving the protein MAFDYKDHGKEPYVVNIDDYTTENENYRTTIWTGEKLQVTVMSIAVGDDIGLEVHHGIDQFIRIEAGQGLCQMGEAEDDLSFEQKVAADDAIFVPADKWHNVTNTGDEPLKLYTVYAGPDHVPGTIHETHQDAENDPNEH
- the gltX gene encoding glutamate--tRNA ligase, which gives rise to MTEKIRVRYAPSPTGYLHIGNARTALFNYLFARHHGGDFIIRIEDTDKKRNIDGGEESQLSNLEWLGIDWDEGPNNPGEYGPYRQSERDDIYAKYIQQLIDQGDAYYAFDTEEELEAEREAQKARGEMPHYTGVWRDRSQADIDQARQEGRPETVRFRIPEGQTYRFEDMVKGEVSFESKDISGDFVILKNDGSPTYNFAVVVDDHLMATSHVLRGDDHVANTPKQMMIYDALGWDHPIYGHMALIVNTETGKKLSKRDASIIQFIEQYRDLGYLPEAMFNFIALLGWSPQGEEEIFSKEELIEIFDENRLGKSAAGFDNKKLEWINNRYMKAADEETVAKLAIDHLQEAGRISAKPSAEELAWTERLVSLYKDEMSYAAQIVPLSDMFFQDELAIADDAKEILQGEGVADLLVNFKDKLAAVDDFTEANIMAAIKAVQKETGIKGKNLYMPIRVATSGEAHGPSIGLTIEVLGKEKVLHHLDQALALIED